A segment of the Lolium perenne isolate Kyuss_39 chromosome 3, Kyuss_2.0, whole genome shotgun sequence genome:
CATCACCTGATGAATTGCGCCACAACGCAGGTGACCTtgttcaagcattggtgcatgtaCGTTGTTCTGATGCTGCAGTGGAAAGCGAGGAAGATTCTGCTGAAGAAAAGCGACAGAAGGCATTAGTCGCCTTGCTGGTAACCAACCCATTTGAATCATTAGATGTTCTGACCAAATTGCTATATTAATCGAGTGTGGATATAAGTCAGCGTATTTTAGTTATCGATGTTATGACTGAGGCAGCGCAGGAGCTTGCTGAAACTAAAATTATAAATAAACAACAGCGGCATGGGAACTTAATTTCTGATACTTCCCCGTCCTGGTTGGTTCCTAGTGACAGAGGACCTCTTGGCGGAAGCCCTTGGAGAGAGGTCTCAGAACCAGGATCACTTTTGAGTTGGTCACACCGTTATGAAAGAGAAGTTCCATCTAGATCAGGTCAGGTTAAATCAGGAAAATCTCGCAAATGGGGTCTCAGGAAAGCAAAAGATTTGCAGGTGGAGGGGTCAAAAAACAAATTTCCTTTGTATGCTGCTGCGTTTATGCTCCCTGTTATGCAAGGATATGACAAAAGAAGACATGGGGTGGACCTGCTCAATCGGGACTTTGTTGTCCTCGGTAAATTGATATACATGCTTGGTGTCTGTATGAAGTGCATGGCCATGCATCCGGAGGCATCAGCTCTTGCCCCAGCTCTTCTGGATATGATAGGATCTAGGTATTCCATGTCAGGATAAATATTTCCGCTGTTAGGGACCTTATGTGGTAACGGATTGTCGTATTTTGacatgatttttttttcttcAGGGAGATTACGCAGCATGCTGAAGCATATGTGAGAAGGTCTGTTTTGTTTGCAGCTTCTTGTATATTGATTGCTTTGCACCCGTCGTATGTGGCATCCATTCTTATAGAAGGCAACCGGGACATTTCTACTGGTCTAGAATGGATACGCACATGGGCCTTGCAAATTGCTGAAGCTGTCCTGATACAGAGTGCACATCCGTGAGTACTCCTACCATCTTGCAGAATGAATCAGTTCTTGGTCTCTTCTACGCCATCTGTATTAGCCATGATAGGATAATAAGCACATAGCAAGCGTTATATGTAAATTGACCATTATTGTACAATATTTGATTTTTGACTGCACAAATATCTCTGATAATGTAAACTAAGCTAACTACTAGTTCGTCTGCTATTAACCTTGTATTGTCTCAGTCTTTTTACTTGCTAAGTAGGAGTAGCTAACCATCTTTATATTCGCAGGGTACTGTTCTCTCAATAATGTGTGAAGATAAACCAATTACTGATATGTTTGATATGCAGTTACTCTTTCCACTTGTTACTAAATATTGACTCCCCATGTTTGTCTCCTAGATGGCCATGAACTGCCTGCGACTACACTCCGAGATGGTCCTTCAGACATCACGCTCTTTGGAATCTGCGGAACATTCGAAGGCTGGCACCAGGGCCCTATCTTGTAAGCTTGATAACATTATAATACCATTTGCAAACATGATGTAGTGGTAAAATAGGGAATTTTTCTCATTTGTATTAGTACACGTACTACAACTTTTTTTGTTAAGGGTGTATACTAGAGCAGCGAATTCCGCCTAGAGGGTTTATGCCATTTCTctagctagctagctaatagGGAAATAGGGTTTATGCCTCAAACTAGCGCAGTAGCGCCTGGTCTTGGACTTCCGTACTCTTTAACTTTATATGGTCAGTTCAGTTGGTCTAGAATGTTGTCCACGATTTTGCGGATATTCAattcggcacatgggagcatatgctcctgccaccggaaaaacattttgaaatgttcaaaaaattcaaataaaaaaatTCTCGCTTACGTAACAACATTTTACGTGCGCACATCAAGTCTTGCGAAAAACCGACATTTTTTGTGacttgtgtaaaaaagacaaataaaaCGTCTCGTACACAACCTCTTTTTACacaaaaatttgtcttttttacggaTGGCACACAAAATGTCGGTTTTCTGTGAAACCACTTTTTGAATGTGTAGAATTTCAAGATGTATCCACTAAATTTTGTGTTCAAATTTTTCAACATTTTAAAAGAGCATTTAAAACAAAGTTTaaaaaccgggagcatatgctcccgggtgcCAAAACGCCACTCCCACGATTTTGAGCGTAGATTTGAAAACTGTTGAGCCTAACCTGTTCCACATTGGTATGAAATCTTTTCAATATATTAAATAAAACTGTGATAAAATCTTGTACTCCACATACATTTAGTTATTTCAAAAGCATAACACATACATTTTCCACATATTTAGAATACTGCCTCTGCATAAATAGACGTCTAAGATTCGTCTAAATCTAATGTATCTAGATGCTATCTAGTGTTTAGATACATCCAGAGATTTAGACGAACCTCAGACATCTATTTATAGACGGATGGAGTATTTCAGTAGTTTTTTTTTAATCCTTTGCCCTCTTCCTCTCGTgagaggcggtggcgacgttggACTCCTTCCAATCTTTGGCCAGGGCGTTGGACCTGGTTCCATATCCCTCTGCTTGCCACTCTGGTGGCGGCATggggaaggggggggggggggacctcATTAGGGTTAGGTTTTGTCTTCCATGGTGGGTTGTTGGGGTGGTGGGATCGGCGCCTGAACGAATAAATCTGCCTCGACTCTACTCGCACACCGGCGATGACCTCTAGGGCAGTGTCTCGGGGTTGATGGCAACACGTGTTGTTCAGTCCTTCAGATCGGCATCATGGTCTTCTCGCCGGTCTTCAGATCTAGCGAGATCTAGTGGTTTGTTCAAGCGGGGATGGCGTGGCAACGGTGGCATCCTTGTGGTGGACTTGTGTCATCGCTATCGTTGTGATGGCGCTCGCTCCAGCGACGGAGCAAAGCTCAGAAGGGTTTTCAGGAACTGTAATATGCGGTTGCGATAGCTAGAAGATGGTGAATCTTGTGCTAGGTTTGTGGTTGGAGGCGGATAGATCTGGGTTCCTTCTCCGACATCGTCGCGTGAGGGTGCAAGATCTGGAGCTCGATGCTGTTCTTTCAATGGCAATGGCTCTACCTTTGGCAGGCTACCTTGAAGACCCGCAAAGCTGCTGGACAACGATGGAGCCGTATCGAGCTCGGGTGAAGAGGTAGTCCGTCCACCTTTCCTTGGTTGGCTGCTACGGTGATGCTAGAGGCTGAGTGACAGGCGTTCGTATTTTGCTCAAGGGTTTCTTCGGTTAGGattataattttttttttgccGAGGGTCTAGGGTTCTCCTATCCTttcagttctatcatgttgatgtttACGTGGCTTGTAATTTAAGTATTTATATTCTATAAATAAGACACGTACTTTATTACCTAAAAATTCAATTATGTTTAATCGTAATTGCATTACGAATTCATTTAGATTTCAACAAATAGCATATATCAATGTGAAATATGTCTCTCACACGGACAGGAGTTTAGCTCTGCCACGAACCGGAAGTCACACGGACACGGTGCCGGCAGCATGCGGCCATCCCTGCCTATGGCTTTAGTCGCGTGATCATGACGCGTTACAAGGTCGGTTAGTTGAAGTAGAAAAGGCCGACGCGAACTCGGACTGTGGCAGAGATAAAAAGAGGATGACTGGTACTAGGCGCATGGAAGAAGAGTCGGACACGATCCCGAAGGAGTATATATGGGTGCTGCACAACATCACAAGAGTCACAAACTCACAACCCCTTCCCTTCCCTGATCACACCGTGTGACcagcacaagcaggaaagaatccaCCTTTCATCCCTCCATCGGCGGCGATGATGCAGCGCGCCGTGAATCCCTGGGCCTTTGCTcgccctccgccgcccgccttcgGATTCTCCTTCGCTCGGCAGCCCGTCGCCGACTTGCCCGCACGTCGTCGACCTCCGCCCCCCGGCTTCGAATTCTCCTACGCTCGGCAGCCCGTCGCCGACTTGCCCGCACGTCGTCGACCTCCGCCCCCCGGCTTCGAATTCTCCTACGCTCGGCAGCCCGTCGCCCGTCTTCGAACCCCGCCCCCCAGCATCGGATTCTTCTGCGATCAGCTGCCCGTCGACGACGTGCCCGCCCGTGTTCTACCTCCGCCTCCCGTCTTCCCCCGTCCTTGCAGTGAGGTGCTCCCGCCATCGCCCAGCGAGATCCCCGTGCCGCCGAAGCTCCCAAAGCGCGCGGCGCCGCTGCCACTATCCGCTGCCGTCTCCGAGAACGAGAAGCCCTCGACTACGAAGCGCCGGCGGGTGTGCCCCGACTACGAAGACGACATCGACGCCAACCTCCGGAGGACGGAGCGGAGCCCCGAGGAGCGGCCGCGGCCGGATTACCTGAAGACGGTGCAGCAGGACCGGGTGACCCCGTCGGACCGCGCCCGCATGATCGACTGGATGGACGACTTCGTCCGGAACCACGACCTCGTCGACGGCACGCTCCACCACGCCGTGGCCTACGTCGACCGGGTTCTGTCGGTGCGAGCCATGAGGAAGCATACCGACCACGAGCTCCGCCTCCTGGGCGCCGTGGCCATCTTCGTGTCCGCCAAGTACGAGGACGGCCAGCGCACCTTGGCCAAGCTGGACCCCGACAAGATCTCCTGGTACGTCGGCGGGTCCGCCACGAGGGAGGAGGTGCTCGACGTGGAGCGCCGCATGGTGGTGGCGCTCGGGTACCAGCTCGGCGGCCCCACGGCGCACACCTTCGTCAGCCGCTTCACTAAGCACGcacaaggagaggaggagctgAAGATCCAGCGCATGGCGCATCGCCTCACCGACGAGTCGCTGCGCAACTACGCGTGTCTCGGGTACCTGCCGTCCGTCGTCGCGTCGTCTGCAATCTTCCTGGCGAGGTCTGCGCGGGACGTAGCGGCGTGGAGCACGGATATGCAGGAGCTCACGGGGTACGACGTCACGAACTTGGCCGGATGCCTGCATGCTATGCGCCCAGTCGCTCATTTGTGACCCTCAGTACGTATTGATCAAACTCTAAAACTGAGAGCGCAATTTTGGCAGCTCGTACAAGTGTAGAAGAACCGTAATATGTCTCTTTGTAATGTTCATGCATTTGCATCTGAAACTGAGCAATTGTTGGGAATATTGTCCCTCCCTATGAATTGAACTGCTGTACATCAATCTCAGCTTTTATTGCTGGTTATATATTTTCCCCATTTCATTTGCAATGGCTAAGATCTAGGTGATTTACTCGTCGAGTTTCTTTTTTCGAATTCATTGAGTTGTGACGTTTTGAATTTTCGAGTAGGAACTTCTAGTACTACCTTTTTTTGTGAGAACTTGAGAGCTTTATAAATTCAAACACATATGGTCACAATAAGCCAAGGGGTTGTGTTCTAAACACTGATGACTCAGACCCAAACATTAGACACCACATTATTGCATGCAAATTTAGGGTAATTGCGAGCCGAAGGTATCCTGTGCAGTGGACTAAACTAAAAGATTCAAAAGAAAAACCTAGCTCATGAACATCATATAGGATTGGCGAAATAATTGACCGATCTTTTCGTTCTCCTTCGAGATACACACCAACTCAGCACAGTCTACCTCAAAGAGTGCCCAATTATAGTCTTTGTTCACCGCGAGAGAAACAACATCTCGCGAAGCTAGAGCTTCCATGGTTAAGACCAGTGGCGGAGACAAGCCCCAGGCTGCACGGGCGTTGGCCCGGGGCGTGGGCGAAAAACGCAGGCTTAACTTTAGCAAAAATTACACTGTAGCGCACTGTAGCACACTGTAGCAAGAAGATGGCCTGGGGCGTTGTCAGATCCTGGCTCCGCAACTGGTTAAGACGATCAGAGAGTCCCCAGGACACCTTGCAGCATGCCCAACCTTTTGTCTTTTGATGCAAAATAGGTTTCCTTGAGTTTCTTTTTGATTATTTCTGAGTCTTTTGAAATACTTTGAATGTTGGCCACTTAAGCAACTCATTGAACATTTGAGATTctaatttatttgaagttttgaTAGGAGTTTGAATATATTTTTTATGCCACTAATGTCACCCCAAAAAAAGAAGTGGAAGAAAGTTTTGTGTCGAAGTTTTCTGATAGGGATGGAGGAACAAAAACAAGGAGCTATCAAAGAATGGTGAAAACCATAAGCTTGGGAATTTCTAAGGCACCCCAGTGGACCTATTGCACACCTTTATACTTTTTTTTAGCAACATTTGATATTCACAAAAAATTGGAGTGTCTTTATCTAGTTTTAGTTTTGCTTAACAATCCTGCTTTTTAATAAAATACCACCACCTGTAGATGTGACTAGTGTTTGTTATTTAGCTACTAGAATAAGTTTAATTTTAACTTTGGATGCTATAAAATAAAGGCGAAGGGATGCAACATATCTCTCAaagcactttattatcttgagccaAGTTATTCTAGtgggtccaccatatctacctatatatgGCTTTAAATTCCATTCCAGGTATATTTCACATGGGCTATTTTATTTAGATTCCAAATATTTTATACTTTTGTCGATGCTTGGCATGGGGAAGTACTTGTGGGTTTCCCAAGATCTAGCCccacgcgaagatctacgagtaagaggaaaagcaaaagaaacaaaagaGTAAATACACTACCGGCCTAAGAACTGAAAAGCAAAAGGGAAAAGGGCGAACGCGCATTGCGGCTAAACTGAGGCGGCGGAGAATGCAGAGGAAGAAGGTCGCCGGAGGCGCGGCAAGCTCGCGGTCGTCGACGAGGGCCGGCGACAAAGAGGTGGAGACGTTGCCGACGGGAGCCCGATGCAGCGACGGTGGAGCCGCTTCGGAGGTTTTCTGCACGGCGGAGGTTCACAGCGCAGCGGGAGAAGCGGCGCAGGTTCGTCGGGAGCGATGCTCAGGTGGCGACCGGCGGCGACAGGAGCGCAAGGGGCGAGAAGCTCTAGGCGCAAGAGAAGAGGCGAGTGCGGAGAAGAAGATGCAGGGGAACCGCACCCCAGTTAAATAGGAAGGAGGAGTAGTGGGCcggcaaccgctgggccgcggcggttcgtttCGTGGGCCGCCCCGTGGCACGCAGATACACGCGCCGAAAATACGAGGACACTGGGAGGCGACCACGAACTTGACATGCACCCACCCACCCTTGTAATAAAAAAATGATTTATAAAATATGAGGGTAAAACCCCTCCAATCAAGGGTGGTATTATCATTatgaaaaaaataaaaaggaaaatatTAG
Coding sequences within it:
- the LOC127338421 gene encoding putative cyclin-F2-1, which translates into the protein MMQRAVNPWAFARPPPPAFGFSFARQPVADLPARRRPPPPGFEFSYARQPVADLPARRRPPPPGFEFSYARQPVARLRTPPPSIGFFCDQLPVDDVPARVLPPPPVFPRPCSEVLPPSPSEIPVPPKLPKRAAPLPLSAAVSENEKPSTTKRRRVCPDYEDDIDANLRRTERSPEERPRPDYLKTVQQDRVTPSDRARMIDWMDDFVRNHDLVDGTLHHAVAYVDRVLSVRAMRKHTDHELRLLGAVAIFVSAKYEDGQRTLAKLDPDKISWYVGGSATREEVLDVERRMVVALGYQLGGPTAHTFVSRFTKHAQGEEELKIQRMAHRLTDESLRNYACLGYLPSVVASSAIFLARSARDVAAWSTDMQELTGYDVTNLAGCLHAMRPVAHL